A stretch of DNA from Candidatus Cloacimonadota bacterium:
ATGCTAACATCTCATCTTCTGTTAAATCTTCTGAGAAATATTTAAGAGCACGCACAAAATCTCTATTTTCATCAATTGTAGTAGTATCTTGTGGTTTAAAACAAGCTCCAATCATATCAAGTAATGACATATAACCAATAGCACCTAACCAGCTATTATTTTCATAAGAAAAATTTCTTTGCCCTGTTAACTCATCTCGTTTAGTAACTCTTCTTATTTCATAAAGAGCCATATTAAAACTTGAAAAGCTCCCTTGAATATTAACTTTGGGATCAATTTTCTCATTTAAGAAGTAACTTATTGCTTCTTCATTAGACATCACAAACCTCCTTACTGATTTATTACCAATCACCATTTGGACCTCCATAAGCACCCATATCATTTCTACTTCCATCTGCGTCATTATATTGTAAATCAGGATTTCCTGTATCAATACAGGGAGAATCTGATTGTAAATGGAAATCATTATATCCAAAAAATAAAGGATCTACATCAATGTTACCAATTCCTTCCCATCCATTTCTAATATCTGAATAACTTATTGAAACAGTTCCTGATTGAGTTACATAAATCGGTTGATAATTCCAAATAACACTATTCAAAATTGTCATATCTGAATTTTGACAACCTATACCATCGTGATAGTCAGCATAATTATTTGCTATTGTTACATTTATTAAACTTACATTTGAATAATCAGAACAATACATTGCCCCACCAGAAAAACTATAATTTCCAGAAATTATTACATTTTCTAATATGATATTACAATAATCCCAGCAAAAAAGACCTCCACCATCAAAATTGTTTGAAATAATAACATTTTTTATATATGGTGAAGCATTGTGGCTACAATGTATACCTCCTCCTGTACCTGTATTACTAACGGTATTCTCAGTAATAATTAAATCGAACAAGTTTGGATTAGAATAATTACGGCAAGCAATACCTCCACCACTTAATTGAGTATTTGGACTTGAAGTTTGAGTGCCTGAACCATTTATCAATTTAAAACCCTGTAACAAAGTGTTTTCTGTTTCACCAGTAACGAATAGTACACAACTTCCATTTTGATTACCATCAATAATAGTCTGTTCTATGAAACATCTATCATTTGTAACTGAAAAATAAGAAATCAATGATATTTCTTTTCCGAGAAAATTAAGATTCTCATAATAAGTACCGGGTGAGACTAAGATTGTATGACCATCACCAACGCTATTTATTGCTTGCTGTATTTCATTGTAATGTTCAGGAACAAGAATGTAATTTTGAAAAGATGAAGCAGTTGTTTCATTTGAATAATTTGAATTGATAGTTTGTTTATATGCATAAACTCTATAATAATAAACAATATTGTTTTCAATTGTATTATCACTGTAATTTGTTACATTTTCAGTAACAGATGCTAATAAACCGTACTCACTTTCGGGTGTCTTCCTTTCAATATAGAAACCATCTTCAGAGTTGCTATTATCGTTCCAATTTAGCAATACAGTGTTATCATCTAGTGTAGATGTAAGATTTGTTGGTGCCGGTAAAATAACTTGAACTGAGTCAGAAATGGTTATTGAATTGGATGAACCACTAAATGCAGATATTCTATAATAGCAAATTTCATTTAAAGAGTTGGAATAATCAGTATATTGGGTTTCATTTGGGTCAATTATTGTATATTTAATTATCCATTCATCTTCACCAATTTTGCGATCCAGTGAAAATCCTTCTTCACCAACGCTATTATCTTGCCAGGTTATTTTGATACTATCTTGAGTTATTTGCTCTAATGATAGATTAGATGGGCTAGAATTAGAAGAGAACCATCCAACGATATTTGTATAATACGAATAATTATCTCCATCAAATGCTCTTACTCTGTATGAATATACCGTATCTGTAGTTGTCGGTATATAATCATTAAATGTTGTAATATTTTCAGCAACTTCATTGTAATTTATAAGCCAATCTTCCTCACCTTTCTTTCTGTCTATACAAAATATTATTTCCTTTGTAGAATTATCATCCCAATTAAGTTTTATCAAATTATTATCGATTAAAGATAATTCGAGATTCGTGGGATTCAGTAATTCGTTTTCTGGGGAAGTACTTTCTTTTGTACATGAAACAAATGCACAGAGCACTATAAAAACACTTAATAAATAATTAAATCTTTTCATATTAAACTCCTTTTAAGATAATTTGGGTATAACGGTTTACCTGCTCCACATTAGCGATAGAGTTGTGGGCAGGCTTGTTATATGATTCCTTTTATTTCCAAGTGCTCACAATTTCTAAAGGTTTAATAATGCCTTTAGGTTTATCCAAAAATAAAATTTTATAATGATCGAATGAATCATTTCCTGTAATCCAACAACATTCTTTGTATTTTAATCCACTACCACACGGACATGGATTATTTCTACAACATTTTTTGAATTCAGGTTTTCTTGTTTTTTCAATAACGACTTTCCATTTCTCAAACGGGCTATTTAAATGTTCAATTAGATTCTCTAACTTTTTGTAGTTGTATTCCATATCTTTTGGAAATAACACAGTATACTTATCAAAAGGATTCTTTACATACGAAAAACCCAAAACATCTAAATCTTTAATACTTCGGCTACACATTTCGCCATTATATATTTCTCCGATTTTATGCTCACAACTATTTTTAATTCCAATAGTTTTACCACAAATATTGCACACACTTTTTTTAATAATAGCTTCTCTACTCATGAACGATCGGTATGGAAATAATTTTTGGAAATTACGAATTTGATGACTAATAAACTTTAGATTGTAACGGTTATCAGAAATATCAAGATGTTTTGTTAAAAATGAAAGTTCAATATCTGCTCTATCAAACTCACACCAAGCTTTATAAAATTCTTTTTTACATAAAGAATTATACGCTGTTATATAGTGCTTTTTTACAATAAAGATTTGTTGAAGACACCAAACTTTTTTTGCATCGGTCTGCTGGTTTCTTTCTACAAATTCTTTCTTCCTTTTTTTTAATAACTCAAGAATATTGTCATCAATTGTTATTCCATTATGATTTTTCAAATATTCGTTAATTGATTTAAGATCATCATGCAATAGCTTCATTTTAATCTCCAAACAATTTGCCTGACGCTATTTCAAAACATTTCTCAAATTCTTCAACTTTACCCTCGAAATCCATCTTTTTTGAATCGCCATTTTTCTCTACAGTAATACTTACTTTTACATTAATTTCTGTTCGTCTTTTTTTAATTAAATCATAAAGATAGTTTGCTATTATTCTTGTTAATATTGGAAGAACCAGAAAGGTTACGATCATTGAAGGTATTGTAACAATGTCAGCATGTAATTCCAATTCATAATAATCTTCATCAGAAATACAGATGGATGGTTTAAAAGAATCAGATGATTTGTCTTTTAAGAAATCATAGAAAGATTTAGTTTGTTCAGGAAAAACAGGATATTTAAAATTTTTGTAATTTTCATTAGGTATCAATACTACGTTAGAGGCTTGGATTTCTTTAGAATATTCTTCAGGATAATAATCCTTTTTTTGTAAACTACTCCTAGTCAACAAACCATTTGATATCTTAATTCGTCTCTCTTCATTTTCGTGCTTATTCATTGTTACTCCTTTTCTGTATAATTATTCTCAGTAACGTTTCATATAACGTAGGTATCCCCGAATTTCTATTGCGTGTATTTCGCATATAGATATTCTCATTTTCTTAACTTTCGATATTTTCATCCTCAATATTTAAATTGTCCAATGGACTCACAATTTTATTCTTTGCTGTGTGAGTAATATGGGTATAAATCCCGTAGGATTAAATCCACCAGTCCCGATTTATCCCCGAGTACTCGGGGAGAATCCGTCTCGGAGCTGGCGGATAAATTTCTGTTTTTATAATTTTGACTTCTTCATCCTTAAATAATTAATCCATTCAATATCCTTTTTGCAAAAAAATGTCAAATATTATATTATTTTTTCCAGAAGATTCTATAAGAAGTATAAATATTTTGAAAAGAAGGATGGACAACAAACCTGGGATATGATTAGATATCACCCGATAGGTG
This window harbors:
- a CDS encoding SEC-C metal-binding domain-containing protein: MKLLHDDLKSINEYLKNHNGITIDDNILELLKKRKKEFVERNQQTDAKKVWCLQQIFIVKKHYITAYNSLCKKEFYKAWCEFDRADIELSFLTKHLDISDNRYNLKFISHQIRNFQKLFPYRSFMSREAIIKKSVCNICGKTIGIKNSCEHKIGEIYNGEMCSRSIKDLDVLGFSYVKNPFDKYTVLFPKDMEYNYKKLENLIEHLNSPFEKWKVVIEKTRKPEFKKCCRNNPCPCGSGLKYKECCWITGNDSFDHYKILFLDKPKGIIKPLEIVSTWK